One segment of Mycolicibacterium sp. YH-1 DNA contains the following:
- the rsfS gene encoding ribosome silencing factor — protein MSAGDESVHMATVAAQAASSKLADDIVVIDVSEQLFITDLFVIASANNERQVNAIVDEVEEKMRVAGYKPARREGTREGKWVLLDYVDIVVHVQHQDERNFYALDRLWRDCPVVPVELEDGADRADESTEDSQ, from the coding sequence ATGAGCGCAGGCGACGAATCCGTACACATGGCGACGGTGGCCGCGCAGGCCGCCTCGTCGAAACTGGCCGACGACATCGTCGTCATTGACGTCTCCGAGCAGCTCTTCATCACCGATCTCTTCGTCATCGCCTCGGCCAATAACGAGCGGCAGGTCAACGCGATCGTCGACGAGGTCGAGGAGAAGATGCGCGTGGCCGGGTACAAGCCCGCCCGCCGTGAGGGCACCCGCGAGGGGAAGTGGGTGCTGCTCGACTACGTCGACATCGTCGTGCACGTCCAGCATCAGGATGAGCGCAACTTCTACGCCCTGGACCGGCTGTGGCGGGACTGCCCGGTGGTGCCGGTGGAACTCGAGGACGGAGCCGACCGAGCCGACGAGTCCAC
- a CDS encoding MoxR family ATPase yields the protein MSVPARPVPLFADIDDVAARLAETGYLPDTATATAVFLADRLGKPLLVEGPAGVGKTELARAVAQCTGSELVRLQCYEGVDEARALYEWNHAKQILRIQAGSGDWDQTKMDVFSEEFLLTRPLLTAIKRTDPTVLLIDETDKADIEIEGLLLEVLSDFAVTVPELGTIKAERPPFVLLTSNATRELSEALKRRCLFLHIDFPEPDLERRILLSRVPELPERLAEELVRIIGVLRGMQLKKAPSVAETIDWGRTVLALGMDTIDDELIAATLGVVLKHQSDQQRASGELRLN from the coding sequence GTGAGCGTCCCCGCACGCCCAGTACCGCTTTTCGCGGACATCGATGATGTCGCCGCGCGTCTGGCCGAGACCGGTTACCTGCCCGACACTGCGACCGCGACCGCGGTCTTCCTCGCTGACAGGCTGGGCAAGCCGCTGCTCGTCGAGGGACCGGCCGGCGTCGGTAAGACCGAACTGGCCCGCGCCGTCGCGCAGTGCACAGGATCTGAGCTGGTCCGGCTGCAGTGCTACGAGGGTGTCGATGAGGCACGCGCGCTCTACGAGTGGAACCACGCCAAGCAGATCCTGCGAATTCAAGCCGGTTCGGGCGACTGGGACCAGACCAAGATGGACGTGTTCAGTGAGGAGTTCCTGCTGACCCGTCCGCTGCTGACCGCCATCAAGCGGACCGACCCCACCGTGCTCCTGATCGATGAGACCGATAAGGCCGATATCGAGATCGAGGGCCTGCTGCTCGAGGTCCTGTCAGACTTCGCCGTCACGGTTCCCGAGCTGGGCACCATCAAGGCCGAGCGGCCACCGTTCGTGCTGCTGACCTCCAACGCCACCCGCGAGCTGTCCGAGGCGCTCAAGCGTCGCTGCCTGTTCCTGCACATCGACTTCCCCGAACCCGATCTGGAGCGTCGGATCCTGCTGTCGCGGGTGCCCGAACTGCCGGAACGGCTGGCCGAGGAACTGGTCCGCATCATCGGCGTGCTGCGCGGAATGCAACTCAAGAAGGCGCCATCGGTGGCCGAGACCATCGACTGGGGCCGCACCGTCCTCGCGCTGGGCATGGACACCATCGACGACGAGTTGATCGCCGCGACGCTGGGCGTGGTGCTCAAGCACCAGTCCGATCAGCAACGCGCATCCGGCGAACTTCGCCTGAACTGA
- a CDS encoding ribokinase, whose protein sequence is MAGSSNRVCVVGSVNLDQSFEVSTLPKPGETVLASAVTSSPGGKGGNQAVAASRAGATVDLVAAVGDDDAGSRLRAHLLDNEVGLGGVMTVPGPSGAAVILVDEHAENCIVVAPGANAHLHLASAHTRIEIADADVVLIQLEIPIDTALAAARTGRAGGAVVMLNASPGGTPPAQLEELAQAVDVVIVNDHESREIRWQVPHLVITRGARGASYQGVAERYDVEAPAVEAVDTTGAGDVFAGVLAADWHRGPRNALIRACAAGALATLTPGAGNCAPTREAIDDVLQ, encoded by the coding sequence GTGGCAGGTTCGAGCAACCGGGTGTGCGTCGTGGGTAGCGTGAATCTCGACCAGTCCTTCGAGGTCTCGACACTGCCCAAACCCGGCGAAACGGTGCTGGCGTCCGCGGTGACGTCGTCTCCGGGCGGCAAGGGCGGCAACCAGGCCGTCGCGGCGTCCCGCGCGGGCGCCACGGTGGATCTCGTCGCAGCGGTCGGCGACGACGATGCCGGTTCACGACTGCGTGCCCACCTGCTCGACAACGAAGTCGGCCTCGGCGGCGTCATGACCGTGCCCGGACCGAGCGGTGCCGCGGTGATTCTGGTGGACGAGCACGCCGAGAACTGCATCGTGGTCGCACCGGGAGCCAATGCCCATCTGCATCTGGCATCGGCGCACACACGGATCGAGATCGCCGACGCCGACGTCGTGCTGATCCAGCTCGAGATACCGATCGACACCGCGCTCGCGGCCGCGCGCACGGGGCGGGCCGGGGGCGCTGTGGTGATGCTCAACGCATCACCCGGGGGGACGCCGCCTGCTCAACTCGAGGAGCTGGCCCAGGCCGTGGACGTCGTGATCGTCAACGACCACGAGTCCCGCGAAATTCGTTGGCAGGTACCCCATCTGGTGATCACTCGTGGTGCGCGAGGCGCCTCCTATCAGGGCGTCGCCGAACGCTACGACGTCGAGGCACCAGCCGTGGAGGCCGTCGACACCACCGGCGCGGGCGACGTGTTCGCCGGCGTGCTCGCCGCGGACTGGCACCGCGGTCCCAGGAACGCCCTGATTCGAGCGTGCGCCGCAGGCGCGCTCGCTACCCTGACGCCCGGCGCGGGCAACTGCGCGCCGACCCGCGAAGCCATCGACGACGTACTGCAATGA
- a CDS encoding glutamate-5-semialdehyde dehydrogenase — protein MSVDAAVDADLRLQVHDAARRARVAARVLGTLDTATKDRALHAAADSVLAQVDAVLAANAADLDAARAAGTPDAMLDRLALNPQRVDGIAAGLRQVAGLPDPVGEVLRGSTLPNGLRIRQQRVPLGVVGMVYEGRPNVTVDAFGLTLKSGNAALLRGSSSARRSNEALVTALRAALVAEGLPADAVQLLPSEDRASVTHLIQARGLVDVVIPRGGAGLIAAVVRDATVPTIETGVGNCHVYVHEAADLDVAERILLNSKTRRPSVCNAAESLLVDAAIAETALPRLIEALQDAGVTVHLDPSEDELRAEFLSMDIAVAVVDGVDAAIAHVNEYGSGHTEAIVTTNLAAAERFTAQVDAAAVMVNAATSFTDGEQFGFGAEIGISTQKLHARGPMGLPELTSTKWIVWGNGHTRPV, from the coding sequence ATGAGTGTGGACGCTGCCGTGGACGCTGACCTGCGCCTGCAGGTGCATGACGCCGCCCGACGGGCCCGGGTGGCCGCGCGCGTGCTGGGCACATTGGACACCGCGACCAAGGACCGCGCGTTGCACGCCGCGGCCGATTCGGTGTTGGCCCAGGTGGACGCGGTTCTCGCGGCCAACGCCGCCGACCTTGACGCCGCGCGGGCGGCGGGTACCCCCGACGCGATGCTCGATCGGCTCGCCCTGAACCCGCAGCGTGTGGACGGTATTGCGGCCGGACTGCGTCAGGTGGCGGGGCTGCCGGACCCCGTCGGGGAGGTGCTGCGCGGCAGCACGCTGCCCAACGGTCTTCGAATCCGTCAGCAGCGGGTGCCGCTCGGTGTCGTCGGCATGGTCTACGAGGGCCGACCCAACGTCACCGTCGACGCCTTCGGGTTGACCCTGAAGTCGGGTAACGCGGCGCTGCTGCGGGGCAGCTCGTCGGCGAGGCGCTCGAATGAGGCGCTGGTCACCGCGTTGCGCGCCGCCCTGGTCGCCGAGGGTCTGCCCGCCGATGCCGTGCAGCTGCTGCCCAGCGAGGACCGCGCCAGCGTCACCCACCTGATCCAGGCCCGCGGCCTGGTGGACGTCGTCATTCCGCGCGGGGGAGCCGGGCTGATCGCCGCCGTGGTTCGGGACGCGACCGTGCCGACCATCGAGACGGGCGTCGGTAACTGTCACGTCTACGTGCACGAGGCGGCGGATCTCGATGTCGCCGAACGCATTCTGCTGAACTCCAAGACCCGGCGCCCGAGTGTGTGCAATGCCGCGGAGTCGCTGCTCGTCGACGCCGCGATCGCCGAGACCGCACTGCCGCGGCTCATCGAGGCACTGCAGGACGCCGGTGTCACCGTGCACCTTGACCCCAGCGAGGACGAGTTGCGGGCCGAGTTCCTGTCGATGGACATAGCGGTCGCGGTGGTGGACGGCGTCGACGCCGCCATCGCCCACGTCAACGAGTACGGCAGTGGGCACACCGAGGCCATCGTGACCACCAATCTCGCTGCCGCCGAACGCTTCACGGCCCAGGTCGACGCGGCGGCGGTGATGGTGAACGCCGCCACCTCCTTCACCGACGGTGAGCAGTTCGGGTTCGGGGCCGAGATCGGCATCTCGACGCAGAAGCTGCACGCCAGGGGCCCGATGGGTCTGCCAGAATTGACCTCGACCAAGTGGATTGTGTGGGGAAACGGCCACACCCGCCCGGTCTAA
- the nadD gene encoding nicotinate-nucleotide adenylyltransferase encodes MGGTFDPIHHGHLVAASEVADQFGLDEVVFVPTGQPWQKRERIVTEAEDRYLMTVIATAANPRFSVSRVDIDRAGPTYTKDTLRDLAAQRGDTDLFFITGADALASILSWQNWEELFSLARFVGVSRPGYELDGEHIAAAMKELPEDALQLVEVPALAISSSDCRARAGSGRPIWYLVPDGVVQYVSKRGLYRSQAQSQTHAVQEPQT; translated from the coding sequence ATGGGTGGGACGTTCGATCCCATCCATCACGGTCACCTCGTCGCGGCCAGCGAGGTCGCCGACCAGTTCGGCCTCGACGAGGTGGTGTTCGTGCCGACGGGTCAGCCATGGCAGAAGCGGGAGCGCATCGTCACCGAAGCCGAGGACCGCTACCTGATGACCGTGATCGCGACGGCCGCCAACCCGCGCTTCTCGGTCAGCCGCGTCGACATCGACCGCGCAGGCCCCACCTACACCAAGGACACCCTGCGGGACCTCGCGGCGCAGCGTGGTGACACCGACTTGTTCTTCATCACCGGGGCGGACGCGCTGGCATCGATCCTGTCGTGGCAGAACTGGGAGGAACTGTTCTCCCTGGCCCGGTTCGTCGGCGTCAGCCGGCCCGGCTACGAACTCGACGGCGAGCACATCGCAGCGGCAATGAAGGAACTACCGGAGGACGCGTTGCAGTTGGTTGAGGTGCCCGCGCTGGCGATCTCGTCGAGTGACTGCCGCGCGCGGGCCGGGTCCGGCAGGCCCATCTGGTATCTGGTTCCCGACGGTGTCGTTCAGTACGTGTCCAAGCGCGGCCTCTACCGATCCCAGGCCCAATCCCAAACCCACGCAGTCCAGGAGCCCCAAACATGA
- a CDS encoding GntR family transcriptional regulator yields the protein MAEASDQESLVNVAAGVPLHRQLFLVLHDEIARGALAAGDGLPTELSMCEQFGVSRITVRRALADLADAGLIERRHGVGSFVTDRSPPRGYDETGSYMDELRQVEFETEVEVIEFGVRTVPGPIAERLGGPDQALHVLRLRRERRTGERLMISEAWLPEGLADELTAPGLAGAPIFHVLHDAGVGLTSLDHELTAEIAGPRTAATLGVSIGAALIRINSLAHTAAGPHHCLSVTLSPNRSRVLLTQTAADLESGVGMAIAHDVRRPHA from the coding sequence ATGGCAGAAGCGAGCGACCAAGAGTCGCTGGTCAACGTCGCTGCCGGGGTGCCGCTGCATCGGCAGCTGTTCCTGGTGCTGCACGACGAGATCGCCCGCGGCGCATTGGCCGCGGGCGATGGTCTGCCGACCGAACTGTCGATGTGCGAGCAGTTCGGCGTCTCGCGGATCACCGTGCGCCGCGCTCTGGCCGACCTCGCCGACGCCGGGTTGATCGAGCGCAGACACGGCGTCGGTTCCTTCGTCACCGACCGATCACCGCCGCGGGGGTACGACGAGACCGGTTCGTACATGGACGAACTGCGGCAGGTCGAGTTCGAGACCGAGGTCGAGGTGATCGAGTTCGGCGTGCGCACCGTGCCGGGACCCATCGCCGAGCGCCTTGGCGGACCAGACCAGGCGCTTCACGTGCTGAGGCTGCGGCGGGAGCGACGCACGGGTGAGCGGCTGATGATCTCCGAGGCATGGCTTCCCGAGGGTCTCGCCGACGAACTCACCGCGCCCGGGCTGGCAGGTGCCCCGATCTTTCACGTCCTGCACGACGCGGGTGTCGGGCTGACGAGCCTCGACCACGAGCTGACCGCCGAGATCGCCGGGCCCAGGACGGCGGCCACACTCGGTGTGTCGATCGGCGCGGCGTTGATCCGCATCAACTCGCTGGCCCACACCGCGGCCGGGCCGCATCACTGTCTGTCGGTGACGCTGTCGCCGAACCGAAGTCGGGTGCTGCTGACCCAGACGGCCGCGGATCTCGAATCCGGTGTCGGCATGGCGATCGCGCACGACGTGCGTCGGCCGCACGCCTGA
- a CDS encoding VWA domain-containing protein — translation MAARRTRPPQPIAPHGIPGHLVEFVEALRGVGISVGPSETVDAGRVMATLGLSDRNVLREGLACAVLRRADHRETYDAMFDLWFPPALGARTVVDDDGTAEDDPAAPPAQDIEGLREALVEMLANNADLENLDARLAAMIAQIVESQGRYNSSRGPSYSSYQALKAMALDELEGRLLAGLLAPYGDAPTPTQEEIAKAIAAKRITQLRRMVEAETKRRTAEQLGRDHVQMYGIPQLAENVEFLRASGEQLAQMRRVVAPLARTLATRLAARRRRSRRGEIDLRKTLRKSMSTGGVPIDVVLKKPHPARPELVVLCDVSGSVAGFSSFTLMLVNALRQQFSRVRVFAFIDTTDEVTEMFGPESDLAVAIQRITRESGVYTRDGHSDYGHAFVSFLDKYPNVLSPRSALLVLGDGRNNYRNPELDLLARMVSASRHAHWLNPEPKHLWGSGDSAVPRYEGVIPMHECRSAKQLATVIDKLLPV, via the coding sequence ATGGCCGCCCGACGCACCCGACCCCCGCAACCGATTGCCCCCCACGGCATTCCGGGTCACCTGGTCGAGTTTGTCGAGGCGCTGCGCGGCGTGGGTATCTCCGTCGGACCATCCGAGACAGTGGACGCCGGGCGGGTTATGGCGACTCTGGGTCTGAGCGATCGCAATGTGCTTCGGGAGGGACTCGCGTGCGCCGTGCTGCGCCGTGCGGACCACCGCGAAACCTACGACGCCATGTTCGACCTGTGGTTCCCGCCCGCACTGGGCGCCCGGACGGTGGTGGACGACGACGGCACCGCCGAGGACGACCCCGCCGCTCCGCCTGCCCAGGACATCGAGGGTCTGCGCGAGGCGTTGGTCGAGATGCTGGCCAACAACGCCGACCTTGAGAACCTCGACGCACGGCTGGCGGCGATGATCGCCCAGATCGTCGAGTCCCAGGGTCGCTACAACTCCAGCCGGGGGCCGTCCTACTCGTCGTATCAGGCGTTGAAGGCCATGGCGCTCGACGAACTCGAGGGCCGGCTACTGGCCGGGCTGCTCGCGCCGTACGGCGACGCACCCACGCCCACGCAGGAGGAGATCGCCAAGGCGATCGCCGCGAAGCGCATCACGCAGCTGCGCCGGATGGTGGAGGCCGAGACCAAGCGCCGCACCGCCGAGCAACTGGGCCGCGACCACGTCCAGATGTACGGCATTCCGCAGCTGGCCGAGAACGTCGAGTTCCTCCGCGCGTCGGGCGAGCAGCTGGCGCAGATGCGCCGCGTCGTCGCACCGTTGGCGCGCACGCTTGCCACCCGGTTGGCGGCCCGGCGGCGGCGCTCCCGCCGTGGTGAGATCGACCTGCGCAAGACCCTGCGTAAGTCGATGTCGACCGGCGGTGTGCCCATCGACGTCGTGCTGAAGAAGCCGCATCCCGCGCGCCCCGAACTGGTGGTGCTGTGCGATGTCTCCGGTTCCGTCGCGGGGTTCAGCAGCTTCACGCTGATGCTGGTCAACGCCCTGCGTCAGCAGTTCTCCAGGGTCCGGGTGTTCGCCTTCATCGACACCACCGACGAGGTGACCGAGATGTTCGGCCCGGAGTCCGACCTCGCTGTCGCCATTCAGCGCATCACCCGCGAGTCGGGCGTGTACACCCGCGACGGCCACTCCGACTACGGGCACGCGTTCGTGTCGTTCCTGGACAAGTACCCCAACGTGTTGTCCCCGCGCAGCGCGCTGCTGGTCCTCGGCGACGGCCGCAACAACTACCGCAACCCAGAACTCGACCTGCTGGCCCGCATGGTCAGTGCGAGCCGCCACGCGCACTGGCTCAACCCGGAGCCCAAGCACCTGTGGGGCAGCGGTGACTCCGCCGTCCCGCGCTACGAGGGCGTCATCCCCATGCACGAGTGTCGCTCGGCCAAGCAGCTCGCCACGGTGATCGACAAGCTGCTGCCCGTCTAA
- a CDS encoding enoyl-CoA hydratase/isomerase family protein — MTTAAKSTPRPPEGDWLGTPFLRFEREGPFGIVTLDRPQARNAMTPAMYFGIRYAVTHVEADDDLAGLLITGTGDVFAPGGDLGGGDGVDDWMTFGPALSMDVTPFETLRQSVKPVVSAVNGLCQGGGLQIAMCSDMAVVSDRATFRVPELYRGIADTYYSQMLARVIGPMRTRDLMFTGRTLTAQEAADWGMVARVVPHDDLAGAAREVLTQVCRTAPKARSVVKSSLDNYMGLFDRIGMKASYSGPEAVEGFVAFKERRSPEWVHPDLRTDGRL, encoded by the coding sequence ATGACGACCGCCGCCAAGAGCACGCCCCGCCCACCCGAGGGCGACTGGCTCGGCACCCCATTCCTGCGCTTCGAGCGCGAGGGGCCGTTCGGGATCGTCACGCTGGACCGCCCGCAGGCACGCAACGCGATGACGCCGGCGATGTACTTCGGGATCCGATACGCGGTCACCCACGTCGAGGCCGACGACGACCTGGCGGGCCTGCTGATCACCGGCACCGGTGACGTGTTCGCGCCGGGCGGTGATCTCGGCGGCGGTGACGGCGTGGACGACTGGATGACCTTCGGGCCCGCGCTGTCGATGGATGTCACGCCGTTCGAGACGCTGCGTCAGTCGGTCAAGCCGGTGGTGTCGGCGGTCAACGGCCTGTGTCAGGGCGGCGGCCTGCAGATCGCGATGTGCAGTGACATGGCGGTGGTCAGCGACCGCGCGACCTTCCGCGTCCCCGAGTTGTACCGAGGCATCGCCGACACCTACTACAGCCAGATGCTCGCCCGCGTCATCGGACCCATGCGAACCAGGGACCTGATGTTCACCGGCCGCACCCTGACCGCGCAGGAGGCCGCGGACTGGGGAATGGTGGCGCGAGTGGTCCCGCACGACGATCTCGCGGGCGCCGCGCGCGAGGTGCTGACCCAGGTGTGCCGCACCGCGCCCAAGGCGCGCTCGGTGGTGAAGTCGAGCCTCGACAACTACATGGGGCTGTTCGACCGGATCGGCATGAAGGCCTCCTACAGCGGGCCCGAGGCGGTCGAGGGTTTCGTGGCGTTCAAGGAGCGCCGCTCACCCGAATGGGTGCACCCCGACCTGCGTACCGACGGCCGGCTCTAG